The following DNA comes from Chitinophagales bacterium.
CGTGGGAAAGATAATAGCAATAGCCAACCAAAAAGGTGGCGTAGGTAAGACGACAACTTCTATCAATTTAGCAGCTAGTTTGGCTGCTATGGATAAGAAAACCCTTTTGATCGATGCCGATCCACAGGCCAATTCGACCTCTGGGTGTGGATTAGACCCGAAATCTATCACTAAGAGTCTTTATGAATGCATGATAGATACTGTAGATCCCAAAGAAGCTATTTTAAATACAGAGACTCCCAACCTTTTCATTCTGCCATCTCACCTAGACTTGGTGGGTGCAGAAATTGAACTTATTCAGCATGAGCATCGTGAGACTATTATGAAAGATACCCTAGCGAAAATAAAGGGAGATTATGATTATATTATTATTGACTGTTCGCCATCTCTTGGATTGATAACGGTCAATGCCTTGACAGCCTCTGATAGCGTGATTATACCCGTGCAGTGTGAGTATTTCGCCTTAGAAGGTCTAGGTAAGCTATTAAACACGATAAAAATCGTTCAAAAGCGTTTAAATCCCGAGTTAGGTATTGAAGGCTTATTACTCACTATGTATGATTCCAGATTGAGACTGAGCAATCAGGTAGTGGAAGAGGTCAAACAACACTTTGAATCCTTGGTTTTCAATACCATTATACATAGAAATTCAAAAATTAGCGAAGCTCCAAGTTTTGGCAAGCCTGTCATAGCATTTGATATAGAAAGTAAAGGATCAGTTAATTACCTGCATTTGGCTAAAGAATTGGTAGAAAATAATGAAAAGAAAACAGTAGAAAATAATTCATAATAATGGCGAAACTCAATCAAAAAAAAGAACTAGGTAAAGGTATACGAGCTTTATTAGGAGACATCAATCAGCAAATAAATGAAGATGAAGAATTGGTTTTAGATAAACCAAAAAACACCAATATTCAATTAATTAGCCTAGATAGAATAGAAGTCAATCCTTTTCAACCTCGGGTCAATTTCGACGAAGAAGCTTTAGAAGATTTGGCTAATTCTATACGTGTGCATGGCATTATTCAGCCATTAACTGTCAGAGAATTAACAGGAACTACAAAGTATCAATTAATCTCAGGTGAACGCAGGTGGAGAGCATCTCACATAGCTGGTTTGACGGAGGTTCCCGTTTATATCCGCACAGCCAATGACCAAGAGGCTCTGGAAATGGCTCTCATTGAGAATATACAGCGTGAAGAACTCAATGCCATAGAAATAGGAGTCAATTATCAACGCCTCATAGATGAATGTAAACTCAACCATGAGGAATTAGCTGATCGTGTAGGAAAAAAACGCGCCACTATTTCGAACTATATTCGCTTGCTGAAGTTACCACCAGA
Coding sequences within:
- a CDS encoding ParA family protein, giving the protein MGKIIAIANQKGGVGKTTTSINLAASLAAMDKKTLLIDADPQANSTSGCGLDPKSITKSLYECMIDTVDPKEAILNTETPNLFILPSHLDLVGAEIELIQHEHRETIMKDTLAKIKGDYDYIIIDCSPSLGLITVNALTASDSVIIPVQCEYFALEGLGKLLNTIKIVQKRLNPELGIEGLLLTMYDSRLRLSNQVVEEVKQHFESLVFNTIIHRNSKISEAPSFGKPVIAFDIESKGSVNYLHLAKELVENNEKKTVENNS
- a CDS encoding ParB/RepB/Spo0J family partition protein, producing MAKLNQKKELGKGIRALLGDINQQINEDEELVLDKPKNTNIQLISLDRIEVNPFQPRVNFDEEALEDLANSIRVHGIIQPLTVRELTGTTKYQLISGERRWRASHIAGLTEVPVYIRTANDQEALEMALIENIQREELNAIEIGVNYQRLIDECKLNHEELADRVGKKRATISNYIRLLKLPPDIQVAVREDKISMGHARALAGVEEIDLQLAIFKEVIGKNLTVRQTESLVAQRSSQRTPRPSKEKKGQPAFVKRWQDDLSSHLSTKVSIQHNEKGGGQLVLSYADEKDLERIIELIS